The following are from one region of the Colias croceus chromosome 4, ilColCroc2.1 genome:
- the LOC123691437 gene encoding 40S ribosomal protein S15Aa, with protein sequence MVRMNVLSDALKSIHNAEKRGKRQVLIRPCSKVIVKFLTVMMKHGYIGEFEIVDDHRAGKIVVNLTGRLNKCGVISPRFDVPINDIERWTNLLPSRQFGYLVLTTSGGIMDHEEARRKHLGGKILGFFF encoded by the exons ATGGTGCGTATGAACGTATTGAGTGATGCTTTAAAATCAATCCACAATGCCGAAAAACGAGGCAAAAGACAAGTTCTCATTCGGCCCTGCTCCAAAGTTATTGTGAAGTTTCTCACTGTGATGATGAAGCATGGTTACATCGGCGAATTCGAGATTGTAGATGACCACAGAGCTGGAAAAATCGTCGTCAACTTGACAGgcagattaaataaatgtggAGTTATTTCACCCCGGTTTGATGTACCTATCAATGATATTGAAAGGTGGACTAACTTATTGCCCTCTCGACAGTTTGG ATACCTTGTACTCACCACTAGTGGAGGAATCATGGATCACGAAGAAGCAAGACGAAAACATCTTGGAGGAAAAATATTAGGTTTCTTTTTCTAA
- the LOC123690993 gene encoding tropomyosin-like: MPFVKRTPPQLDAASTSEASTGQTGTERYDSDPSNEQTSYGITKRQKRKREDDLGTLRRDMTEMFGNLKSEISDLMNSFKSQQDKKLSLIQASVDYLTTNLAELKQSVEFFSEKYDEIHNKIGVLEQGYKEYRCVTQMLETKIENLEKQLRNTSIEIRNIPMKPQESKNDLVQIAINTGKALKIDIQKSDISDIFRIPSKNSTNKPIIAQLNTTLLKENILYGIKKFNKDNANNKLNTNHLQIEGQPRPVYISENLTQKMKKIYFLARDFGKQNNYNYCWISKGKVYMRKQEGFPLIKIESEDDLKNLSSQI, from the coding sequence ATGCCGTTTGTTAAACGAACACCACCGCAACTCGATGCGGCTAGTACATCCGAAGCTTCAACTGGACAGACAGGGACAGAGCGATATGATTCGGACCCAAGCAATGAACAAACTTCATACGGTATTACCAAACGTCAAAAACGTAAAAGAGAGGACGATCTTGGTACGCTGCGGCGCGACATGACGGAAATGTTTGGAAATCTGAAATCGGAAATCTCTGATTTAATGAATAGTTTCAAATCGCAACAGGACAAAAAGCTGTCACTTATACAAGCCAGCGTCGATTATTTGACCACAAATTTAGCCGAACTTAAACAATCTGTTGAGTTCTTCTCTGAAAAATAtgatgaaatacataataaaataggcGTTTTGGAACAGGGATATAAAGAATACCGTTGCGTCACGCAAATGCTTGAAACAAAAATTGAAAACTTAGAAAAACAACTTCGGAATACAAGTATAGAAATTCGCAATATTCCTATGAAGCCACAAGAATCAAAAAATGACTTGGTACAAATTGCTATTAATACTGGGAAGGCGCTAAAAATTGACATTCAGAAATCCGATATATCTGACATATTCCGTATTCCATCCAAAAATTCAACAAATAAACCTATAATAGCCCAATTAAACACCACATTACTCAAAGAAAACATCCTGTATGgaataaagaaatttaacaAGGACAATGCCAACAATAAACTTAACACGAATCACCTTCAAATTGAGGGACAACCACGTCCGGTTTACATATCCGAGAATCTAAcacaaaaaatgaaaaagattTACTTTCTGGCTAGAGATTTTGGAAAACAAAACAACTATAACTACTGTTGGATTTCAAAAGGGAAAGTATATATGCGTAAGCAAGAAGGCTTTCCACTTATAAAAATCGAATCTGAGGACGACCTGAAAAATCTCTCCAGTCAGATATGA